From Pungitius pungitius chromosome 9, fPunPun2.1, whole genome shotgun sequence, one genomic window encodes:
- the tecrb gene encoding trans-2,3-enoyl-CoA reductase b isoform X1 codes for MDALALEATSTKKPANGAAAPPPLLAPPPSKRKPAKKAKKAVVFFEVEILDAKTKDKLCFLDKVEPNATIGEIKSMFHKSHPQWYPTRQSIRLDAKGKSLKDEDVLQHLPVGTTATFYFRDLGAQISWVTVFLTEYMGPLVLYLMFYFRVPFIYAAKYDFTTSKHWVVHLACMCHSFHFVKRLLETLFVHRFSHGTMPLRNIFKNCTYYWGFAAWMAYYINHPLYTPPIYGEQQIRLALVLFLFCQIGNFSIHIALRNLRPPGSKTRKIPYPTKNPFTWIFLLVSCPNYTYELGAWLGFTLMTQCLPVAFFTLVGFIQMTVWAKGKHRSYLKEFRDYPPLRSPILPFLL; via the exons ATGGATGCCCTCGCACTCGAGGCCACCAGCACCAAAAAGCCGGCCAACGGggcggcggcgccccccccgctgctggcTCCACCCCCGAGCAAACGCAAACCTGCTAAAAAAGCTAAGAAGGCTGTTGTTTTCTTCGAGGTGGAGATACTGGACGCCAAGACCAAGGACAAGCTCTGCTTCCTGGACAAG GTCGAGCCAAATGCCACCATCGGAGAGATCAAGTCCATGTTCCACAAGAGCC aTCCTCAGTGGTACCCAACCAGACAGTCCATTCGCCTGGACGCCA aggGGAAGTCTCTGAAGGACGAGGATGTTCTGCAGCATCTCCCTGTGGGAACCACGGCAACCTTCTACTTCCGAGACCTCGGGGCCCAGATCAGCTGGGTGACG GTCTTTCTGACGGAGTACATGGGTCCACTGGTTCTCTATCTGATGTTTTACTTCAGAGTTCCCTTCATCTACGCAGCCAAATACGACTTTACCACCAGTAAACACTGGGTCGTACA TCTCGCCTGCATGTGTCACTCGTTCCACTTCGTCAAGAGGCTGCTGGAGACGCTGTTTGTCCATCGCTTCTCCCACGGCACAATGCCGCTACGCAACATCTTCAAG AATTGTACCTACTACTGGGGCTTTGCAGCATGGATGGCCTATTACATCAACCACCCGCTGTACACCCCACCCA TCTACGGCGAGCAACAAATCCGTCTTGCCCTCGTCTTATTCCTG TTCTGTCAGATCGGCAACTTTTCCATCCACATTGCTCTTCGGAACCTCCGTCCACCAG GGTCTAAGACCAGGAAGATTCCCTATCCAACCAAGAACCCCTTCACCTGGATCTTCCTGCTGGTCTCCTGCCCCAACTACACCTACGAG ctgggcgCCTGGCTCGGCTTCACGCTGATGACCCAGTGCCTGCCGGTGGCTTTCTTCACCTTGGTGGGTTTCATCCAGATGACTGTGTGGGCGAAGGGGAAACACCGCAGCTACCTGAAGGAGTTCCGCGACTACCCCCCTCTGCGCTCGCCCATCCTGCCCTTCCTGCTTTAG
- the tecrb gene encoding trans-2,3-enoyl-CoA reductase b isoform X2: MLASAVTHGSADWRRLCHSSGILRKGVLTAKMKHYEVEILDAKTKDKLCFLDKVEPNATIGEIKSMFHKSHPQWYPTRQSIRLDAKGKSLKDEDVLQHLPVGTTATFYFRDLGAQISWVTVFLTEYMGPLVLYLMFYFRVPFIYAAKYDFTTSKHWVVHLACMCHSFHFVKRLLETLFVHRFSHGTMPLRNIFKNCTYYWGFAAWMAYYINHPLYTPPIYGEQQIRLALVLFLFCQIGNFSIHIALRNLRPPGSKTRKIPYPTKNPFTWIFLLVSCPNYTYELGAWLGFTLMTQCLPVAFFTLVGFIQMTVWAKGKHRSYLKEFRDYPPLRSPILPFLL, from the exons ATGCTGGCCTCAGCAGTCACACACGGGTCCGCTGATTGGAGACGGCTCTGTCACTCATCTGGGATATTAAGGAAGGGGGTGCTAACTGCCAAGATGAAGCACTACGAG GTGGAGATACTGGACGCCAAGACCAAGGACAAGCTCTGCTTCCTGGACAAG GTCGAGCCAAATGCCACCATCGGAGAGATCAAGTCCATGTTCCACAAGAGCC aTCCTCAGTGGTACCCAACCAGACAGTCCATTCGCCTGGACGCCA aggGGAAGTCTCTGAAGGACGAGGATGTTCTGCAGCATCTCCCTGTGGGAACCACGGCAACCTTCTACTTCCGAGACCTCGGGGCCCAGATCAGCTGGGTGACG GTCTTTCTGACGGAGTACATGGGTCCACTGGTTCTCTATCTGATGTTTTACTTCAGAGTTCCCTTCATCTACGCAGCCAAATACGACTTTACCACCAGTAAACACTGGGTCGTACA TCTCGCCTGCATGTGTCACTCGTTCCACTTCGTCAAGAGGCTGCTGGAGACGCTGTTTGTCCATCGCTTCTCCCACGGCACAATGCCGCTACGCAACATCTTCAAG AATTGTACCTACTACTGGGGCTTTGCAGCATGGATGGCCTATTACATCAACCACCCGCTGTACACCCCACCCA TCTACGGCGAGCAACAAATCCGTCTTGCCCTCGTCTTATTCCTG TTCTGTCAGATCGGCAACTTTTCCATCCACATTGCTCTTCGGAACCTCCGTCCACCAG GGTCTAAGACCAGGAAGATTCCCTATCCAACCAAGAACCCCTTCACCTGGATCTTCCTGCTGGTCTCCTGCCCCAACTACACCTACGAG ctgggcgCCTGGCTCGGCTTCACGCTGATGACCCAGTGCCTGCCGGTGGCTTTCTTCACCTTGGTGGGTTTCATCCAGATGACTGTGTGGGCGAAGGGGAAACACCGCAGCTACCTGAAGGAGTTCCGCGACTACCCCCCTCTGCGCTCGCCCATCCTGCCCTTCCTGCTTTAG
- the LOC119217559 gene encoding uncharacterized protein LOC119217559: protein MRSLLVVCCFSVVCLQASAVLEVTGHVGEQVSIPCFGSWTENNSSEDHTMFFCKGVCSAKNNVVQTRKMRSAATWRGRYSIGVSGGDRAFSAAIRDVRRRDAGTYCCGMEDNLSVMQQEVHLRVLKASSVLLGSPLPTAPPQTETETPPQGSFASGTGTPPTASTPPATEDTRNHTAAGKLKDTTVVIIVSVSLAFLVCAFIPLIFYRYWFSNKGGENKVETENCEEHAAVPSTPRVAMRLQSLDADTESSVDNLSQ from the exons ATGAGGAGTCTGCTGGTCGTCTGCTGCTTCTCCG TTGTGTGTCTCCAGGCTTCAGCGGTGCTGGAGGTGACCGGCCATGTCGGAGAACAGGTCTCCATCCCCTGTTTTGGGAGCTGGACCGAAAACAACAGCTCCGAAGACCACACCATGTTCTTCTGCAAAGGAGTCTGCTCGGCGAAAAACAATGTCGTTCAGACGCGAAAGATGAGATCCGCCGCCACGTGGCGAGGCAGATACAGCATTGGGGTCAGCGGAGGGGACAGGGCCTTCAGCGCGGCCATAAGGGACGTGAGGAGACGCGACGCAGGGACATACTGCTGTGGAATGGAGGACAACCTCAGTGTGAtgcaacaggaggtccatctcAGAGTTTTGAAAG CTTCCAGTGTTCTTCTGGGATCTCCtctccccaccgcccccccccagactgaaaCAGAAACTCCGCCCCAGGGCAGCTTTGCGTCCGGCACCGGGACGCCACCGACAGCGTCCACGCCGCCCGCCACAGAGGACACGAGGAACCACACAGCAGCGGGCAAACTCAAAG ACACCACCGTGGTCATCATTGTCTCAGTGAGCCTTGCGTTTCTGGTGTGCGCCTTCATACCTCTCATATTCTACAGATACTGGTTTAGTAATAAAG GAGGTGAGAACAAGGTTGAG ACGGAAAACTGTGAGGAACACGCAGCCGTCCCCTCTACTCCTCGGGTTGCAATGAGGCTGCAGTCGTTGGATGCTGATACAGAGTCTAGTGTTGACAATTTGTCCCAGTAG
- the LOC119217404 gene encoding uncharacterized protein LOC119217404 yields MGATWNPWRATSTVLITLLQIQALIRVQTTAVVGVEGQGFDFRCQYEDGQQNNTKFFFYGDDDKMSSPCPTWTQKPHQWDECGRFSLYDNTTGAFFIVRVDQLTPKDSGTYRCGVAPDPGTFIQLNVSRANLADSLTQPITESSIIPGTVPVSKFHTSLLMTAATCVAAVLFICLFTLCLLLAVRHRRPDPQRNREASSDYETMMPGVTAGPELSCSSSVPDCDDLLALPPPPPSPDCCSHLPLKHRESTASLGLGENVDVSKHIDLYQHLDLSQLEEHVYHSLNGPLGVNKQINCCHSCRINPC; encoded by the exons ATGGGAGCTACCTGGAACCCATGGAGAGCCACTTCGACAGTGCTCATTACTCTACTACAAATCCAAG CGCTGATCAGGGTCCAAACCACGGCTGTTGTCGGTGTGGAAGGCCAGGGATTTGACTTCAGATGCCAATATGAAGACGGCCAGCAGAACaatacaaagttttttttttatggcgaTGATGACAAAATGTCCTCCCCCTGCCCGACATGGACACAAAAACCCCACCAGTGGGATGAATGTGGACGCTTCTCTCTGTACGACAACACCACGGGAGCCTTCTTCATTGTCAGGGTGGACCAGCTGACCCCAAAGGACAGCGGGACATACCGGTGTGGCGTGGCCCCCGATCCCGGCACCTTCATACAGCTGAATGTTTCCAGAG CAAACCTTGCAGACAGTCTGACACAACCCA TTACCGAATCCTCCATCATCCCAGGGACCGTCCCAGTGAGCA agtTCCACACGTCGCTGCTCATGACTGCAGCGACGTGTGTGGCAGCCGTGCTCTTCATATGTCTGTTCACGCTTTGTCTCCTGCTGGCTGTTAGACACCGGAGACCCGACCCCCAACGGAACAGAGAG GCTTCATCCGACTACGAGACCATGATGCCCGGAGTAACAGCTGGGCCCGAACTGAGCTGCAGCTCTTCGGTGCCGGACTGCGACGATCTTCTGGCTTTACCACCACCGCCACCCTCACCCGACTGCTGCTCCCACCTCCCGTTGAAGCATCGCGAGTCCACGGCGTCCCTCGGCCTCGGGGAAAATGTCGATGTGTCAAAGCACATCGACCTGTACCAACATCTGGATCTCAGCCAGCTAGAGGAACATGTGTATCACAGCCTTAATGGACCTCTGGGAGTCAATAAGCAGATCAATTGTTGCCACAGTTGCAGGATAAATCCATGTTAA
- the dnajb1b gene encoding dnaJ homolog subfamily B member 1b — translation MVKMGKDYYDILGIKKGASEDDIKKAYRKQALRFHPDKNKSPGAEDKFKEIAEAYDVLSDPKKKDIYDRYGEEGLKGGGPQGGAGGSGGPGNFSYSFQGDPHVIFSEFFGGRNPFEQFFGGRNGGMDEDMDTDDHFSHFGMTGGGMGGFPRSFSSGMGGIGPHSSVVKKPQDPPVVHDLNVTLEEVLSGCLKKMKISRKRLNPDGRTIRIEDKILEVQIKKGWKEGTKITFPKEGDETPTNIPADVVFVLKDKTHPKFKRDGSNIVYTATISLRDALCGCTINVPTLEGKTVTVTTTDIVQPGMKRRITGEGLPYPKRPDRRGDLLVDYEVKFPERLSQSARDTIAQVLPRS, via the exons ATGGTCAAAATGGGTAAAGACTACTACGACATTTTGGGAATCAAGAAAGGAGCGTCCGAGGACGACATAAAGAAGGCGTATCGTAAGCAGGCGCTGCGCTTTCATCCCGACAAAAACAAGTCCCCGGGAGCCGAGGACAAATTCAAAGAAATCGCGGAGGCTTACGACGTTCTGAGCGACCCaaagaaaaaggacatttatgaTCGTTACGGAGAAGAAG GTCTAAAAGGCGGCGGCCCCCAGGGTGGAGCTGGTGGTAGTGGTGGTCCTGGTAACTTCAGCTACAGCTTCCAAGGCGACCCTCATGTCATTTTTTCAGAGTTCTTCGGCGGACGTAATCCCTTCGAACAGTTCTTTGGTGGTCGCAATGGAGGCATGGATGAGGATATGGACACTGACGACCATTTTTCTCACTTTGGGATGACGGGAGGGGGAATGGGTGGGTTCCctcgctccttcagctcggGTATGGGAGGAATCGGCCCTCACAGTAGTGTTGTGAAGAAGCCCCAAGACCCCCCCGTGGTTCACGATCTCAATGTGACCCTGGAGGAAGTCCTGTCGGGTTGCTTGAAGAAAATGAAGATATCTCGTAAAAGGCTGAACCCCGATGGGCGAACAATACGGATAGAGGACAAGATCCTGGAGGTGCAGATAAAGAAAGGGTGGAAAGAGGGCACAAAAATCACGTTTCCCAAAGAGGGCGATGAAACTCCCACCAACATTCCTGCAGACGTGGTCTTTGTGTTGAAGGACAAGACGCATCCAAAATTCAAACGTGACGGCTCCAACATTGTTTACACTGCAACAATTTCACTCAGAGAT GCCCTGTGCGGCTGTACAATAAACGTTCCCACACTGGAAGGCAAAACAGTGACCGTGACAACAACGGACATCGTGCAGCCAGGGATGAAGCGGCGGATCACTGGCGAGGGGCTGCCTTATCCAAAACGCCCCGATCGCCGAGGCGACCTACTGGTGGACTACGAGGTCAAGTTCCCAGAGCGGCTCAGCCAGAGCGCCCGGGACACCATCGCTCAGGTCCTCCCGCGGTCTTAA
- the LOC119217406 gene encoding uncharacterized protein LOC119217406 yields the protein MIFLVLVFLLGGLWKTEAEAETGVIGKEVTIRCSHSWASTNVKYFCKGACHSEDVLISSSKKKAHSNEKYSIRDEGNTFTVTISSLTQDDSGTYWCGIERAGVDTFSQVVLSVKADPQSKSNASSFNKLVYIGAGLGVVLLVLSVLLSVFFRYRNRGIHAFPGMNHDVVHGKQNKDDLTSSSPADDEVQAAGLLYATVSFSKPSEDSRDARGAEQLTYSSIKLRATDASQCLHTTPQPGDQILQLCTQHNPLKAVTFSIQQPLRLVVADVTVVVVVCPALLLIVVLLFIVCKHRPTKGRGGSSEQRRDDAHDTEDHPGDPQYEEIQMLDQQTRSVYATVNHPSDQLHYASVTILQHSALVPTEEGGGDTS from the exons ATGATTTTCCTTGTTCTGGTATTTCTTTTGGGAG GTTTATGGAAGACTGAAGCTGAGGCCGAAACAGGAGTGATAGGGAAGGAGGTCACAATAAGATGCTCTCACTCGTGGGCATCTACCAACGTCAAGTACTTCTGCAAGGGAGCGTGTCACAGTGAAGACGTCCtaatcagcagcagcaaaaaaaaggcGCATTCAAACGAGAAATACAGTATCAGGGATGAAGGAAACACATTCACTGTGACCATCTCCAGTCTGACTCAGGACGACTCGGGAACCTACTGGTGTGGAATAGAGCGAGCGGGTGTGGACACCTTCAGTCAAGTAGTCCTCTCAGTAAAAG CGGATCCACAATCAAAATCCAATGCTTCATCCTTCA ATAAGCTGGTGTACATCGGAGCAGGTCTCGGGGTTGTTCTGCTGGTTCTGTCGGTGCTGCTTTCAGTTTTCTTCAGATATCGAAACAGGGGCATCCATGCGTTTCCTG GAATGAACCATGATGTGGTCCATGGGAAACAGAACAAAGACGACCTcacttcttcctctccagcAGACGATGAG GTCCAAGCGGCCGGCCTGCTCTACGCCACCGTTAGCTTCAGCAAACCCTCGGAGGACAGCAGGGACGCACGAGGCGCCGAGCAGCTCACGTACTCCTCCATCAAACTAAGAGCCACTGATGCATCACAGTGC CTACACACCACGCCACAACCAGGAGATCAGATCCTCCAGCTGTGCACACAACACAACCCTTTAAAGGCCGTGACGTTTTCCATCCAG CAACCACTGCGTCTCGTTGTTGCAGATGTGACTGTCGTCGTGGTTGTGTGTCCGGCGCTGTTACTGATAGTTGTGCTCCTATTTATTGTGTGCAAACACAGACCCACCAAAGGACGAG GTGGATCATCTGAGCAGAGGAGAGACGATGCACATgacacagag GACCATCCCGGAGATCCCCAGTACGAGGAGATCCAGATGCTGGACCAGCAGACGCGGTCTGTCTATGCAACTGTCAACCACCCCTCAGACCAGCTCCACTACGCCAGTGTCACCATCCTGCAGCACTCTGCCCTCGTCcccacagaggagggggggggggacacctctTAA
- the LOC119217403 gene encoding CMRF35-like molecule 5, whose amino-acid sequence MKTISVFCYLLYAAGITGASINVEAVEGQEVSFQCSHKYARTNHKYLCKALCKNREDVLVTVHAGGRAASGGITLVDSGDGVFTVTFSHLQLSDLGQYWCAVERLGFDTFTKVQVTVKEAPLTTQKQAVARDTTEATWTYPGTSLSTELTPATDTRWPATLSTGPVLCTTVGTVAALTILMLATVRKCRKNAKAPPKVCSNSPVSAEEGEDDCEYDDIRDNVHSVKTTSGLFSYCPSPKRKPATAVERSVPLPIYENTRRYKPNKQSRLSAAKLHDQYEAISSIYVTPLPHVYPKERAKKMENTHT is encoded by the exons ATGAAGACCATTTCTGTCTTCTGCTATCTTCTTTATG CTGCTGGGATCACCGGTGCAAGCATCAACGTGGAGGCTGTCGAAGGGCAAGAAGTCTCGTTCCAGTGTTCACACAAGTATGCAAGGACCAACCACAAGTACCTCTGCAAGGCTCTGTGTAAAAACAGAGAAGACGTACTGGTCACTGTGCACGCCGGTGGACGAGCGGCGTCGGGGGGGATCACTCTGGTGGACTCGGGGGACGGCGTCTTCACTGTGACCTTCAGTCACCTCCAGCTGTCAGATTTGGGGCAATACTGGTGTGCAGTGGAGCGATTGGGCTTCGATACATTCACTAAAGTGCAGGTGACTGTAAAGGAAGCTCCACTCACTACTCAGAAGCAAG CGGTTGCAAGAGATACAACTGAAGCCACATGGACATATCCCGGAACGTCCCTCTCAACAGAATTAACACCTGCAACGGACACACGTTGGCCTGCAACCCTTTCCACAG GCCCCGTGTTGTGCACCACTGTCGGAACTGTTGCCGCTCTCACTATTTTGATGCTGGCAACCGTCAGGAAATGCAGAAAAAACGCAAAAGCTCCACCAAAGGTCTGCTCAAACAGCCCAGTGAGTGCAGAAGAAGGAGAG GATGACTGTGAGTACGATGACATTAGGGACAACGTGCACTCAGTGAAAACCACATCTGGGCTTTTCTCTTACTGTCCCTCCCCGAAGCGGAAGCCAGCGACAGCAGTCGAACGTAGCGTCCCGCTTCCCATTTATGAAAACACCCGTCGCTACAAACCCAACAAACAATCTAGACTCTCCGCTGCAAAGCTGCACGACCAATATGAGGCCATCTCCAGCATCTATGTCACTCCTTTGCCACATGTATATCCAAAAGAACGGGCAAAGAagatggaaaacacacacacatga